In Chanodichthys erythropterus isolate Z2021 chromosome 11, ASM2448905v1, whole genome shotgun sequence, a single window of DNA contains:
- the LOC137030629 gene encoding fumarylacetoacetase-like isoform X2, with protein sequence MSRLGIWKELLALLFTLRSVSEYHCNFTMSFVKVEEKSDFSYHNLPYGVFSTPDNPRHRIGVAIGDQILDLSVIKHLFSGPALGPHKDVFEQPTLNAFMALGYDAWREARKCLQMLLAAEESTLRDDVSLRSRAFVHQSSAVMHLPAEIGKSCTFTLFTFEEMQEIIKNIKKYQYATMDQISEMLPAILQFFK encoded by the exons ATGTCTCGACTGGGCATCTGGAAGGAGTTACTCGCGCTGTTGTTCACTCTGAGAAGTGTTTCAGAGTATCACTGCAACTTCACAATGTCTTTCGTAAAAGTGGAGGAGAAAAGTGACTTTTCATATCACAACTTGCCTTACGGAGTTTTTTCCACGCCGGATAAT CCCAGGCACAGAATCGGTGTTGCCATCGGAGACCAAATTTTGGACCTTAGTGTCATCAAGCATCTCTTCAGTGGACCGGCTCTTGGACCCCATAAGGATGTATTCGAGCAG CCCACCCTCAATGCGTTTATGGCTCTGGGTTATGACGCTTGGAGAGAAGCGAGAAAGTGCCTCCAGATGCTTCTGGCTGCAGAAGAGTCCACGCTGCGTGATGATGTCAGCTTAAGGAGCCG GGCGTTTGTTCATCAGAGTTCTGCAGTGATGCATCTCCCAGCTGAGATAG GAAAGAGCTGCACCTTCACCCTGTTTACGTTTGAGGAGATGCAGGAGATCATAAAGAACATAAAGAA ATACCAGTATGCAACCATGGATCAGATCTCTGAGATGCTCCCTGCCATCCTGCAGTTCTTTAAGTGA
- the LOC137030629 gene encoding uncharacterized protein isoform X1, with amino-acid sequence MSRLGIWKELLALLFTLRSVSEYHCNFTMSFVKVEEKSDFSYHNLPYGVFSTPDNPRHRIGVAIGDQILDLSVIKHLFSGPALGPHKDVFEQPTLNAFMALGYDAWREARKCLQMLLAAEESTLRDDVSLRSRAFVHQSSAVMHLPAEIDNMWFWSLLLFVERGAWLIYEETLEFTGRSTVEIISKIHNCSYEALPETFSEDLRQLVTDTLQIDPVNRPSVSEILMRPFIINHLYEKSTQTTKELHERLKVLEELADDLKTVHYNTTVGSLAGGVVGLAGGITSIVGLILSPFTLGASLVRGVGISTAVAGGVASGVSNITKMVNQVGARLGRGLGGISELVCSTQVGSVGRIAAQTARVVRVAEAATGVLSALFVAVDIFFVALDAKEIHNLHKDYASMESH; translated from the exons ATGTCTCGACTGGGCATCTGGAAGGAGTTACTCGCGCTGTTGTTCACTCTGAGAAGTGTTTCAGAGTATCACTGCAACTTCACAATGTCTTTCGTAAAAGTGGAGGAGAAAAGTGACTTTTCATATCACAACTTGCCTTACGGAGTTTTTTCCACGCCGGATAAT CCCAGGCACAGAATCGGTGTTGCCATCGGAGACCAAATTTTGGACCTTAGTGTCATCAAGCATCTCTTCAGTGGACCGGCTCTTGGACCCCATAAGGATGTATTCGAGCAG CCCACCCTCAATGCGTTTATGGCTCTGGGTTATGACGCTTGGAGAGAAGCGAGAAAGTGCCTCCAGATGCTTCTGGCTGCAGAAGAGTCCACGCTGCGTGATGATGTCAGCTTAAGGAGCCG GGCGTTTGTTCATCAGAGTTCTGCAGTGATGCATCTCCCAGCTGAGATAG ACAACATGTGGTTCTGGTCATTGTTATTGTTCGTGGAAAGGGGTGCATGGCTCATCTACGAAGAGACACTGGAG TTTACAGGAAGAAGCACAGTTGAGATTATTTCAAAGATACATAACTGCTCTTATGAAGCTCTTCCTGAGACCTTCTCTGAGGATCTTCGTCAGCTGGTAACAGACACACTTCAGATAGATCCAGTGAACCGTCCGTCTGTCAGTGAGATCTTGATGAGGCCCTTTATCATTAATCATCTTTATGAAAAG AGCACACAAACTACTAAAGAGCTTCATGAGAGACTAAAGGTACTGGAAGAGCTGGCAGATGATTTGAAGACGGTCCACTACAACACAACCGTAGGCAGTCTTGCAGGAGGTGTTGTAGGATTGGCTGGAGGAATCACATCTATAGTTGGACTTATTCTCTCTCCGTTCACTCTCGGAGCATCTCTAGTAAGAGGAGTGGGAATCAGTACAGCAGTAGCTGGTGGAGTAGCATCTGGTGTGAGCAACATAACAAAGATGGTTAACCAGGTTGGGGCTCGACTTGGACGAGGTCTGGGAGGAATTTCAGAGCTTGTCTGTTCAACTCAAGTTGGAAGTGTTGGGAGAATTGCAGCTCAGACTGCGAGAGTTGTTCGTGTGGCTGAAGCAGCTACAGGGGTTTTATCTGCACTATTTGTAGCTGTTGACATCTTCTTTGTTGCCCTCGACGCCAAAGAAATTCACAACCTCCACAAAGATTATGCTTCAATGGAGAGTCATTGA